The following proteins come from a genomic window of Streptomyces sp. NBC_01716:
- a CDS encoding RNA polymerase-binding protein RbpA codes for MASGNAIRGSRVGAGPMGEAERGESAPRARISFWCSNGHETQPSFASDAQIPDTWDCPRCGFPAGQDRDNPPDPPRTEPYKTHLAYVRERRSDADGEAILAEALAKLRGEI; via the coding sequence GTGGCAAGTGGCAACGCGATCCGGGGAAGCCGGGTCGGAGCGGGGCCGATGGGTGAGGCCGAGCGTGGCGAGTCCGCGCCACGCGCGCGCATCTCCTTCTGGTGCTCCAACGGGCACGAGACGCAGCCGAGCTTCGCCAGTGACGCACAGATTCCGGACACGTGGGACTGCCCACGGTGCGGATTCCCGGCCGGCCAGGACCGGGACAATCCCCCGGATCCACCGCGCACAGAGCCGTACAAGACACACCTCGCCTATGTACGCGAGCGGCGCAGCGACGCGGACGGCGAGGCGATCCTCGCCGAAGCCCTCGCCAAACTGCGGGGCGAAATCTAG
- a CDS encoding phosphoglycerate kinase yields MKTIDELLDEGVAGKRVFVRADLNVPLDGTTITDDGRIRAVLPTVARLAEAGARVIVASHLGRPKGAPDPAFSLAPAAARLGELLGAGVAFATDTVGDSAKAVVGDLEDGQVAVLENLRFNAGETSKDDAERGAFADRLAELADLYVGDGFGAVHRKHASVYDLPARLPHAAGGLIATEVGVLKKLTEDVERPYAVVLGGAKVSDKLGVIDHLLEKADRILIGGGMAYTFLKAQGHEVGASLLQEDQIPAVQEYLKRAGERGVEFVLPVDVLVAPAFPDLKTKAPADPATVPVDAIPSDQMGLDSGPETNRLYASKLADATTVFWNGPMGVFEHPDYAEGTRAVAQALIDSDAFTVVGGGDSAAAVRILGFDENAFGHISTGGGASLEYLEGKTLPGLAALED; encoded by the coding sequence ATGAAGACGATCGACGAACTTCTCGACGAAGGGGTCGCCGGCAAGCGCGTCTTCGTCCGGGCCGACCTCAATGTGCCGCTCGACGGCACCACCATCACGGACGACGGCCGGATCCGCGCCGTGCTGCCGACCGTCGCCAGGCTCGCCGAGGCCGGCGCCCGCGTGATCGTGGCCTCGCACCTGGGCCGCCCGAAGGGCGCGCCGGACCCCGCCTTCTCGCTGGCCCCCGCCGCCGCGCGGCTCGGTGAACTCCTCGGCGCCGGCGTGGCGTTCGCGACCGACACCGTCGGTGATTCCGCGAAGGCCGTCGTCGGCGACCTTGAGGACGGACAGGTCGCCGTCCTGGAGAACCTCCGCTTCAACGCCGGTGAGACGTCGAAGGACGACGCCGAGCGCGGCGCCTTCGCCGACCGGCTGGCCGAGCTCGCCGACCTCTACGTCGGCGACGGCTTCGGCGCCGTACACCGCAAGCACGCCTCGGTCTACGACCTGCCGGCCCGGCTGCCGCACGCGGCGGGCGGTCTGATCGCCACCGAGGTCGGCGTGCTCAAGAAGCTCACCGAGGACGTCGAGCGGCCGTACGCCGTCGTCCTCGGCGGCGCCAAGGTCTCCGACAAGCTCGGCGTCATCGACCACCTCCTGGAGAAGGCCGACCGCATCCTGATCGGCGGCGGCATGGCGTACACCTTCCTCAAGGCCCAGGGCCACGAGGTCGGCGCCTCGCTGCTCCAGGAGGACCAGATCCCGGCCGTCCAGGAGTATCTGAAGCGCGCCGGCGAGCGGGGCGTGGAGTTCGTCCTGCCGGTCGACGTCCTGGTCGCGCCGGCCTTCCCCGACCTGAAGACGAAGGCGCCGGCCGACCCGGCGACCGTCCCGGTCGACGCCATCCCCTCGGACCAGATGGGTCTGGACAGCGGTCCGGAGACCAACCGGCTGTACGCGTCGAAGCTCGCCGACGCGACGACGGTCTTCTGGAACGGCCCCATGGGTGTCTTCGAGCACCCCGACTACGCCGAGGGCACCCGGGCCGTCGCCCAGGCCCTGATCGACTCCGACGCCTTCACGGTCGTCGGCGGCGGCGACTCGGCCGCCGCCGTCCGGATCCTCGGTTTCGACGAAAACGCATTCGGCCACATTTCGACCGGTGGCGGCGCCAGCCTCGAATACCTCGAGGGCAAGACGCTTCCCGGCCTCGCCGCACTGGAGGACTGA
- a CDS encoding MFS transporter: MTAGARADAPAAGGKPAQARVPAWRGGFGRLWSAAVISRFGDSLRTAALPLLAASLTDDPLLIASVTACGYVPWLLFGLLGGAVADRVDQRRAMWAVDLARGVLMAGFALAVALDHGTIALLLALAFLLTTLQTLFDNAATALLPAVVPRETLAGANARLMTGQQVASGFLAAPLVPALLVIGASAPFAANAATYVVGALLIASLRTDAPGRAPKAAGSTLRAEMAEGTRALWRDSVLRGLSVATALSNIGMGALIATLVLHITGWLDAGNGGYAAVITAYGVAGVVGGLVAPRLGLRIGRTRSVLVAGIVQTCALVVLGTVRELWVAIAAMAVFAVMGMVWNVNQATLIQERSPAEMLGRISSAFRTLAIGGAPLGALLGGLTAAAWGLNTPALLAAGAFTLAVASLGALIN; encoded by the coding sequence ATGACGGCCGGGGCGAGAGCCGATGCGCCGGCGGCCGGGGGAAAGCCGGCGCAGGCGCGAGTGCCCGCGTGGCGCGGGGGATTCGGGCGGCTCTGGAGCGCCGCCGTGATCTCCCGGTTCGGTGACTCGCTGCGTACGGCCGCACTGCCGCTGCTCGCCGCCTCGTTGACCGACGACCCTCTTCTCATCGCCTCGGTGACCGCCTGCGGCTATGTGCCCTGGCTGCTCTTCGGACTGCTGGGCGGCGCCGTCGCCGACCGGGTGGATCAGCGGCGGGCCATGTGGGCCGTCGACCTGGCGCGTGGCGTGCTGATGGCGGGGTTCGCGCTCGCGGTCGCGCTGGACCACGGCACGATCGCGCTGCTGCTCGCCCTCGCCTTCCTGCTCACCACCCTCCAGACGCTCTTCGACAACGCCGCCACGGCCCTGCTGCCCGCCGTCGTTCCCCGCGAGACGCTGGCCGGCGCGAACGCCCGCCTCATGACCGGCCAGCAGGTCGCGAGCGGCTTCCTGGCGGCGCCACTGGTCCCGGCGCTCCTGGTCATCGGCGCCTCCGCACCATTCGCGGCCAACGCCGCCACCTATGTCGTCGGCGCCCTGCTCATCGCCTCCCTGCGGACCGACGCACCGGGCAGGGCCCCCAAGGCGGCGGGCAGCACCCTGCGTGCGGAGATGGCGGAGGGGACGCGCGCCCTGTGGCGGGACAGCGTGCTGCGGGGCCTGTCCGTGGCGACTGCCCTGTCGAACATCGGCATGGGCGCCCTGATCGCCACCCTCGTCCTGCACATCACCGGCTGGCTGGACGCGGGCAACGGCGGGTACGCGGCGGTCATCACGGCGTACGGCGTCGCCGGCGTCGTCGGCGGACTGGTGGCACCGCGGCTCGGCCTCCGGATCGGGCGGACCCGGAGCGTCCTTGTCGCCGGGATCGTCCAGACCTGTGCGCTGGTGGTCCTCGGGACCGTTCGTGAACTGTGGGTGGCCATCGCCGCCATGGCGGTGTTCGCGGTGATGGGCATGGTCTGGAACGTGAACCAGGCGACCCTGATACAGGAGCGGAGCCCGGCCGAGATGCTCGGCCGGATCAGCTCCGCCTTCCGCACGCTCGCCATCGGCGGCGCCCCGCTCGGCGCGCTGCTCGGCGGCCTAACCGCGGCGGCCTGGGGACTCAACACGCCCGCGCTGCTGGCGGCCGGTGCGTTCACACTCGCTGTCGCATCGCTCGGCGCTCTGATCAATTAG
- the pgi gene encoding glucose-6-phosphate isomerase, translating to MSENKAEGRAKLNRLPQWSALGKHREQLGETNLRELFATNPARGTGYTLQVGDLYLDYSKHLVTDETLTLLRDLAEATGVAGLRDAMFRGEKINTTEDRAVLHTALRAPRDAVIEVDGENVVPGVHAVLDKMAAFSEKVRAGEWLGHTGRPVRNIVNIGIGGSDLGPAMAYEALKSFTHRDLTVRFVSNVDGADLHEAVRDLDPAETLFVIASKTFTTIETITNATSARDWLLTGLKAGQEAVAKHFVALSTNGEKVADFGIDTTNMFEFWDWVGGRYSYDSAIGLSLMIAIGPDHFREMLDGFHLVDEHFRTAPAESNAPLLLGLLGVWYGAFFDAQSHAVLPYSHYLSRFTAYLQQLDMESNGKSVDRDGEPVQWQTGPVVWGTPGTNGQHAYYQLIHQGTKIIPADFIGFAQPVDDLPHQLVAQHDLLMANFFAQTQALAFGKTPDEVRAEGVPAELVPHKTFRGNHPTTTILAGTLTPSVLGQLIALYEHKVFVQGAVWNIDSFDQWGVELGKVLAKEIEPVLTQIDGGRESSQDRPLDASTAELVTKYRALRGR from the coding sequence ATGTCCGAGAACAAGGCAGAAGGCCGCGCAAAGCTGAACCGACTGCCCCAGTGGAGCGCGCTGGGCAAGCATCGTGAGCAGCTGGGGGAGACGAATCTGCGGGAGCTGTTCGCCACGAACCCGGCGCGCGGCACCGGCTACACCCTCCAGGTCGGTGACCTCTACCTGGACTACTCCAAGCATCTGGTGACGGACGAGACGCTCACGCTGCTGCGTGACCTGGCGGAGGCCACCGGCGTCGCGGGGCTGCGGGACGCGATGTTCCGCGGCGAGAAGATCAACACCACCGAGGACCGGGCCGTGCTGCACACCGCGCTGCGCGCCCCGCGTGACGCGGTGATCGAGGTCGACGGCGAGAACGTGGTTCCGGGCGTGCACGCCGTCCTCGACAAGATGGCCGCCTTCTCCGAGAAGGTCAGGGCGGGCGAATGGCTCGGCCACACGGGCCGCCCCGTCCGCAACATCGTCAACATCGGTATCGGTGGGTCCGACCTCGGCCCCGCGATGGCCTACGAGGCGCTGAAGTCCTTCACCCACCGCGATCTGACGGTCCGTTTCGTGTCGAACGTCGACGGGGCCGACCTGCACGAGGCCGTGCGCGATCTGGACCCCGCCGAGACGCTGTTCGTCATCGCCTCCAAGACCTTCACCACCATCGAGACCATCACCAACGCCACCTCGGCCCGCGACTGGCTCCTGACCGGGCTCAAGGCCGGCCAGGAGGCCGTGGCCAAGCACTTCGTGGCGCTGTCCACCAACGGCGAGAAGGTCGCCGACTTCGGCATCGACACGACGAACATGTTCGAGTTCTGGGACTGGGTCGGCGGGCGGTATTCCTACGACTCCGCCATCGGTCTCTCGCTGATGATCGCGATCGGACCCGACCACTTCCGCGAGATGCTCGACGGCTTCCACCTCGTGGACGAGCACTTCCGTACCGCGCCTGCCGAGTCCAACGCACCGCTGCTGCTCGGCCTGTTGGGGGTCTGGTACGGCGCGTTCTTCGACGCCCAGTCGCATGCGGTCCTGCCCTACAGCCACTATCTGTCCCGGTTCACCGCGTATCTCCAGCAGCTGGACATGGAGTCCAACGGCAAGTCAGTGGACCGCGACGGCGAGCCGGTCCAGTGGCAGACGGGACCCGTCGTCTGGGGCACCCCCGGCACCAACGGCCAGCACGCGTACTACCAGTTGATCCACCAGGGTACGAAGATCATCCCGGCCGACTTCATCGGCTTCGCCCAGCCCGTCGACGACCTGCCGCACCAACTGGTCGCCCAGCACGACCTGCTGATGGCCAACTTCTTCGCCCAGACCCAGGCGCTGGCCTTCGGCAAGACGCCCGACGAGGTCCGGGCCGAGGGCGTCCCCGCCGAACTCGTGCCGCACAAGACGTTCCGGGGCAACCACCCCACCACCACGATCCTCGCCGGGACCCTGACCCCCTCCGTACTCGGCCAGCTCATCGCGCTGTACGAGCACAAGGTCTTCGTCCAGGGCGCGGTGTGGAACATCGACTCGTTCGACCAGTGGGGCGTCGAACTCGGCAAGGTCCTCGCCAAGGAGATCGAGCCGGTCCTCACCCAGATCGACGGCGGTCGCGAAAGCTCCCAGGACAGGCCGCTGGACGCCTCGACGGCCGAGCTGGTCACGAAGTACCGGGCACTGCGGGGGCGTTGA
- the secG gene encoding preprotein translocase subunit SecG: protein MIVGFSIALIVFSLLLMLLVLMHKGKGGGLSDMFGGGMQSSVGGSSVAERNLDRITIVVGMGWFACIVVLGLLMKLDS, encoded by the coding sequence GTGATTGTGGGGTTCTCGATCGCCCTGATCGTCTTCAGCCTGCTGCTTATGCTGCTGGTGCTGATGCACAAGGGGAAGGGCGGCGGTCTCTCCGACATGTTCGGTGGCGGCATGCAGTCGTCCGTCGGTGGTTCCTCGGTCGCCGAGCGTAACCTCGACCGCATCACCATCGTGGTCGGTATGGGATGGTTCGCCTGCATTGTCGTGCTTGGTCTGCTGATGAAGCTGGACAGCTGA
- the gap gene encoding type I glyceraldehyde-3-phosphate dehydrogenase produces the protein MTIRVGINGFGRIGRSYFRALLEQGADIEIVAVNDLGDTATTAHLLKYDTIMGRLKAEVSNTADTITVDGKTFKVLSERNPADIPWGELGVDIVIESTGIFTKKADAEKHIAGGAKKVLISAPAKDEDITIVMGVNQDKYDAANHHVISNASCTTNCVAPMAKVLLENFGIVKGMMTTVHAYTNDQRILDFPHKDLRRARAAAENIIPTTTGAAKATALVIPELEGKLDGIAMRVPVPTGSVTDLVVELEREVTKDEVNAAFQKAAEGQLKGLLEYTEDPIVSSDIVNWPASCTFDSSLTMVQGKSVKVIGWYDNEWGYSNRLVDLTTFIGGQL, from the coding sequence GTGACGATCCGCGTAGGCATCAACGGCTTTGGCCGCATCGGCCGTAGCTACTTCCGCGCGCTGCTGGAGCAGGGTGCGGACATCGAGATCGTGGCTGTCAACGACCTGGGTGACACCGCGACCACCGCTCATCTGCTGAAGTACGACACGATCATGGGCCGCCTCAAGGCCGAGGTGAGCAACACCGCCGACACGATCACGGTCGACGGCAAGACGTTCAAGGTGCTCTCCGAGCGCAACCCGGCCGACATCCCCTGGGGTGAGCTGGGCGTCGACATCGTCATCGAGTCGACCGGCATCTTCACCAAGAAGGCCGACGCCGAGAAGCACATCGCGGGCGGCGCCAAGAAGGTCCTCATCTCGGCTCCGGCCAAGGACGAGGACATCACCATCGTGATGGGCGTCAACCAGGACAAGTACGACGCGGCCAACCACCACGTCATCTCCAACGCCTCCTGCACCACCAACTGTGTGGCGCCGATGGCCAAGGTTCTCCTGGAGAACTTCGGCATCGTCAAGGGCATGATGACGACGGTCCACGCGTACACCAACGACCAGCGCATCCTGGACTTCCCGCACAAGGACCTGCGCCGCGCGCGTGCCGCCGCCGAGAACATCATCCCGACCACGACGGGTGCCGCCAAGGCGACCGCGCTGGTCATCCCGGAGCTTGAGGGCAAGCTCGACGGCATCGCGATGCGCGTCCCGGTCCCGACGGGCTCCGTCACCGACCTGGTCGTCGAGCTGGAGCGCGAGGTGACCAAGGACGAGGTCAACGCCGCGTTCCAGAAGGCCGCCGAGGGGCAGCTGAAGGGCCTCCTGGAGTACACCGAGGACCCGATCGTCTCCTCGGACATCGTTAACTGGCCGGCCTCCTGCACCTTCGACTCCTCCCTGACCATGGTCCAGGGCAAGAGCGTGAAGGTCATCGGCTGGTACGACAACGAGTGGGGCTACTCCAACCGGCTGGTCGACCTGACCACCTTCATCGGCGGGCAGCTCTGA
- a CDS encoding PH domain-containing protein has product MTEGEERRLRPPNNTLNERAVAWWRAQWLLLTLAPVAVLGVLGALIAPARVWLLVPAAVLAVLGLACTVFLPKWWFRVHRWEVTDDAVYVRTGYFWQEWRIAPMSRIQTVDTVRGPLEQLFKLSTVIVTTASSKGAVRIEGLGHELAAELAEQLTHITQATPGDAT; this is encoded by the coding sequence ATGACCGAGGGGGAGGAGCGGCGGCTCAGACCGCCGAACAACACGCTGAACGAGAGGGCGGTCGCCTGGTGGCGTGCGCAGTGGCTGCTGCTCACCCTGGCGCCGGTGGCCGTCCTCGGCGTGCTGGGCGCGCTCATAGCCCCGGCGCGCGTCTGGCTGCTGGTCCCCGCCGCCGTCCTCGCCGTGCTGGGCCTCGCCTGCACGGTGTTCCTGCCGAAGTGGTGGTTCCGGGTGCACCGCTGGGAGGTGACGGACGATGCGGTCTACGTCCGTACCGGCTACTTCTGGCAGGAGTGGCGGATCGCGCCGATGTCCCGGATCCAGACCGTGGACACCGTACGGGGCCCGCTGGAGCAGTTGTTCAAGCTCTCCACCGTCATCGTCACCACCGCCTCCTCCAAAGGAGCGGTACGGATCGAAGGGCTCGGCCATGAGCTCGCCGCGGAGCTGGCCGAGCAGCTGACGCACATCACCCAGGCCACGCCCGGGGACGCGACGTGA
- the tpiA gene encoding triose-phosphate isomerase: MAAETPTEKTARTPLMAGNWKMNLNHLEAIAHVQKLAFALTDKDHDAVETAVLVPFTDLRSVQTLVDGDKLKIKYGAQDISSHDSGAYTGEVSGPMLAKLKCTYVAVGHSERRQYHAENDEICNAKVRAAFKHGLTPILCVGEGLDVRKAGEQVPHTLAQLDGGLKDVSADQAESVVIAYEPVWAIGTGEVATPEDAQEVCGAIRARLAELYSQELADQVRIQYGGSVKAGNVAAIMAQPDVDGALVGGAALDAEEFVKIVRFRDQ; encoded by the coding sequence ATGGCAGCTGAAACCCCGACCGAGAAGACCGCCCGTACCCCGCTGATGGCGGGCAACTGGAAGATGAACCTCAACCACCTTGAGGCCATCGCGCACGTCCAGAAGCTTGCCTTCGCCCTGACCGACAAGGACCACGACGCGGTCGAGACGGCCGTCCTGGTGCCGTTCACGGACCTGCGGTCCGTGCAGACGCTGGTCGACGGCGACAAGCTCAAGATCAAGTACGGTGCCCAGGACATCTCCTCGCACGACTCCGGCGCGTACACCGGTGAGGTCTCCGGGCCAATGCTGGCCAAGCTGAAGTGCACGTACGTGGCCGTCGGTCACAGCGAGCGACGCCAGTACCACGCCGAGAACGACGAGATCTGCAACGCGAAGGTGCGGGCCGCCTTCAAGCACGGGCTGACCCCGATCCTCTGCGTCGGAGAGGGGCTGGACGTCCGCAAGGCCGGTGAGCAGGTCCCGCACACGCTCGCGCAGCTCGACGGCGGCCTCAAGGACGTCTCGGCCGACCAGGCCGAATCCGTCGTGATCGCCTACGAGCCGGTGTGGGCCATCGGCACGGGCGAGGTCGCCACCCCCGAGGACGCGCAGGAGGTCTGCGGGGCGATCCGCGCGCGGCTCGCGGAGCTGTACTCGCAGGAGCTGGCCGACCAGGTCCGTATTCAGTACGGCGGCTCGGTGAAGGCCGGGAATGTCGCCGCGATCATGGCGCAGCCGGATGTGGACGGCGCCCTTGTCGGCGGTGCGGCGCTGGACGCCGAGGAGTTCGTCAAGATCGTCAGGTTCCGCGACCAGTAA
- a CDS encoding PH domain-containing protein, which translates to MSTVAVPAPGEGWRKLDKRTLLVTAAVMSSVAGGAGVPTAIGLAGGMGLGRALAWVLPAALLLIAAGTGADYVRWRRTRYRIGPDRAELHTGLLLVKRRSLGRERIRSVDLTANLLLRILGLVKVRIGTGEHTGGESTLELDPVTRAEGERLRTELLDRTASAGAGHPDGMLAVLDPRWIGYAPLSFVAPLLGGAAAGGVMQVGEWFGVQHEVLVWIADRFRDTSIVVTVVVLVAAALLAGVVGSLGLWVEMWWNYRLEREPGGTLRVRRGLFTSRSVSIEERRLRGVELVEPIGVRLVGAARVDAVATGLTQDDDDKHTDLKTLLPAAPRAVADEVAAHVLRETSSLTSAAVLTPHPLAARGRRLRWAVGAALLPVLVLVILGLLVSEVLLPIAAACAVVLVPIAVALALDAYRSLGHGLSGGYLVARSGTVRRSTVALQRGGVVGWTVKQSYFQRRAGLVTLTATTAAGDGAYHVRDAAVGEGLGFAAEAVPGLLEPFLEK; encoded by the coding sequence GTGAGCACGGTCGCGGTGCCGGCGCCGGGGGAGGGATGGCGCAAGCTCGACAAGCGCACCCTGCTCGTCACCGCCGCGGTCATGTCCAGCGTGGCCGGCGGAGCCGGAGTCCCGACCGCCATCGGACTCGCCGGCGGCATGGGGCTGGGGCGCGCACTCGCCTGGGTGCTGCCCGCGGCCCTGCTGCTGATCGCCGCCGGTACCGGCGCCGACTACGTCCGCTGGCGCCGCACCCGCTACCGAATAGGCCCCGACCGGGCCGAGCTCCACACCGGACTGCTCCTGGTCAAACGCCGCTCACTGGGACGCGAACGGATCAGGAGCGTCGACCTCACGGCCAACCTCCTGCTGCGGATCCTCGGACTGGTGAAGGTCCGCATCGGTACGGGAGAGCACACCGGCGGCGAATCCACCCTGGAACTCGACCCGGTCACCCGCGCCGAGGGCGAGCGTCTCCGTACGGAACTGCTGGACCGCACCGCGTCGGCCGGCGCCGGGCACCCGGACGGGATGCTGGCCGTCCTCGACCCCCGCTGGATCGGCTACGCCCCCCTCTCCTTCGTCGCGCCCCTGCTGGGCGGCGCGGCGGCGGGCGGCGTGATGCAGGTCGGTGAGTGGTTCGGGGTCCAGCACGAGGTTCTGGTCTGGATCGCGGACCGGTTCCGGGACACCTCGATCGTGGTGACGGTCGTCGTGCTCGTGGCCGCCGCGCTCCTGGCCGGCGTGGTCGGTTCGCTCGGCCTCTGGGTTGAGATGTGGTGGAACTACCGGCTGGAGCGGGAGCCCGGCGGCACGCTGCGGGTCCGGCGCGGCCTCTTCACCTCCCGGTCGGTCTCCATAGAGGAGCGCAGGCTGCGGGGCGTGGAGCTGGTCGAGCCGATCGGTGTGCGGCTCGTCGGCGCGGCGCGGGTGGATGCCGTCGCGACGGGGCTCACCCAGGACGACGACGACAAGCACACCGACCTCAAGACGCTGCTGCCGGCGGCGCCGAGGGCGGTCGCCGACGAGGTGGCAGCGCACGTCCTGCGCGAGACGTCGTCCCTGACGAGTGCGGCCGTTCTGACCCCGCACCCGCTTGCCGCGCGCGGGCGGCGGCTGCGCTGGGCGGTGGGGGCCGCGCTGCTGCCGGTGCTGGTCCTGGTGATCCTCGGCCTGCTCGTGAGCGAGGTGCTGCTGCCGATCGCGGCAGCGTGCGCGGTGGTGCTGGTGCCGATCGCGGTGGCGCTCGCGCTCGACGCGTACCGCAGTCTCGGGCACGGGCTCAGCGGGGGTTATCTGGTCGCGCGGTCGGGGACGGTGCGGCGGTCCACCGTCGCGCTCCAGCGGGGCGGTGTCGTGGGCTGGACGGTCAAGCAGTCGTACTTTCAGCGGCGGGCCGGGCTGGTGACGCTGACGGCGACGACGGCGGCGGGGGACGGCGCGTATCACGTTCGTGACGCGGCGGTGGGGGAGGGGTTGGGGTTCGCGGCGGAGGCGGTGCCGGGGCTGCTGGAGCCGTTCCTGGAGAAGTAG